A region of Silurus meridionalis isolate SWU-2019-XX chromosome 15, ASM1480568v1, whole genome shotgun sequence DNA encodes the following proteins:
- the dolk gene encoding LOW QUALITY PROTEIN: dolichol kinase (The sequence of the model RefSeq protein was modified relative to this genomic sequence to represent the inferred CDS: inserted 2 bases in 1 codon): MQTDPVLVESLVVFSIVLCVHMAVWNQLSWCCIALAVQAFYVQHKWDRLLRTGAAVFQFRPSANSGVLPASMLLPLLGLTLRGRCVAVGNVHFERFAMVITVTGMMLALFLSLIALGVTRPVPSNTCVITGIAASAILYTVKQTLLVSEVIEVLEVLLIFVYLSLILLYLLPRCFTPGEALLILGGLSFMINQLIKRSLSASPNTNVDPLHFFLPVAVAGLVLLGLVFALLFLFMESETWAASVFFHVMTAVLGLGLLVPWLSXLTGHHPVIWILEFLTQNITRLWLLAYWTFLIMVAVIVVVRQNTRRSEDTKKYQASTAVRKYFHLLIVLTFAPGLALDRPLLHLAAVVCLALFIFLELVRIFRIRPLGSVLRRSLALFLDDRDSGLIIITHIYLLVGISIPVWISQTPCMSKGGVAGTGGLAPYAGVLAVGVGDTVASIFGSTAGEIRWPGTKKTFEGTATSVFAQIIAVAIFLIADAGINLNASYSWVVGSIALVAMLEAYTSQIDNLLLPLYLYVLLML; this comes from the exons ATGCAGACGGATCCAGTGCTGGTGGAATCGTTAGTGGTGTTCTCTATCGTCCTGTGTGTGCACATGGCAGTGTGGAACCAGCTATCATGGTGTTGCATCGCTTTGGCTGTCCAGGCCTTCTACGTCCAGCACAAGTGGGATCGCCTCCTCCGAACAGGAGCAGCGGTCTTCCAGTTCCGCCCTTCAGCAAACAGTGGCGTCCTTCCAGCCAGCATGCTGCTCCCATTGCTGGGCCTTACTTTGCGTGGCAGATGCGTCGCTGTGGGGAATGTGCACTTTGAGCGTTTCGCGATGGTGATCACAGTAACAGGGATGATGCTGGCGCTGTTTTTGTCACTCATTGCGCTGGGAGTCACGCGACCGGTGCCCAGCAACACCTGTGTGATTACAGGAATTGCCGCCAGTGCCATCCTTTACACCGTCAAACAGACGCTGCTGGTTTCGGAAGTGATTGAGGTTTTGGAGGTGCTGCTCATCTTTGTCTACTTAAGCCTGATCCTTCTCTATCTCCTTCCTCGCTGCTTCACCCCCGGAGAAGCCCTGCTAATCCTTGGTGGCCTCAGCTTCATGATCAACCAGTTGATCAAGCGCTCACTGAGTGCAAGTCCAAATACCAACGTCGACCCCCTCCATTTCTTTCTCCCCGTAGCCGTGGCAGGACTGGTGTTGCTCGGCCTTGTCTTTGCgctcctcttcctctttatgGAATCCGAAACATGGGCAGCGTCGGTGTTTTTCCATGTCATGACGGCCGTTCTTGGCTTGGGCTTGCTTGTTCCTTGGTTGTC CCTTACTGGACACCACCCTGTCATCTGGATTTTAGAATTCCTCACTCAGAATATCACCCGCCTCTGGTTGTTGGCATACTGGACATTCCTGATTATGGTTGCAGTGATTGTGGTGGTGCGTCAGAACACCCGGCGCTCAGAAGACACAAAGAAGTACCAAGCCTCTACGGCTGTACGAAAGTACTTCCACCTCCTAATCGTGTTGACCTTCGCACCCGGGTTGGCACTCGATCGCCCGCTGTTGCACCTGGCAGCTGTCGTATGTCTAGCGCTGTTCATTTTCCTGGAACTGGTGCGAATTTTCCGGATCCGCCCACTGGGCTCGGTGTTGCGCAGGTCACTGGCTCTCTTCCTAGATGATAGAGACTCGGGGCTAATTATCATCACGCACATCTACCTGCTCGTAGGAATTTCCATACCTGTGTGGATCTCGCAAACACCATGCATGTCAAAAGGAGGAGTTGCAGGCACTGGGGGACTGGCACCCTACGCCGGTGTCCTGGCCGTAGGAGTTGGAGACACTGTAGCATCTATTTTTGGGAGCACGGCAGGTGAAATTCGCTGGCCAGGCACCAAAAAGACTTTTGAGGGCACAGCGACCTCCGTGTTCGCCCAGATCATCGCTGTGGCCATATTCTTGATAGCGGACGCCGGCATCAACTTAAACGCCAGCTATTCGTGGGTGGTGGGCTCCATCGCTCTAGTAGCCATGCTGGAGGCGTACACGTCACAGATCGATAATCTCCTGTTGCCGCTGTATTTATATGTCCTTCTGATGTTATGA